The Sinomicrobium kalidii genome contains a region encoding:
- a CDS encoding SusC/RagA family TonB-linked outer membrane protein: protein MKLLLPRMWLKMLLLYLVCVGNTNEILAGSLYYFNEDGSPGKVSVTSSSPDQQIRIRGQVVSSEDGLGIPGANVVVKDVPGLGTVTDMDGKYEIEVPSTEVVLVFSYIGFVTVERSAGSGPEINITMTPDETQLDEVVVIGYGKQKKASVVAAVAQTKGEVLERAGGVSNIGAALTGNVPGVVTSASTGMPGEEDPEILIRGTSTWNNSSPLILVDGIERPMTSVDIGSVESISVLKDASATAVYGVRGANGVILITTKRGKEGKATIRARVNTTVKAPSKLPGKYDAYDALRIRNEVIENELGLSPNSWGDYLPQETIDKYRFPANPEEAERYPNVDWADTLFRDYTMSYNANVNVAGGSEFVKYFAGADFLREGDLMRQYDNSRGYDPGYGYNRLNVRSNLDFQLTNSTVFKVNLAGSYGVKKSPWGATGGEYSMWLAAYSTAPDVFLPRYSDGSWGYYAPNEGKAENSVLALAISGIQYRTTTRLTTDFTVDQDLGMLIKGLNFKGTFAFDNTFVEIDRGVNDLYNDTQRKWIDPETGEAIYKQSYDDSNRFDFQEGVKWSSSAGTVDNNATWRKLFYQLQLNYAVTLGEKHNITAMGLFNRNENATGSEIPHYREDWVFRTTYNWDNKYMIEYNGAYNGSEKFSKENRFAFFSSGGVGWMISGENFMQSLSFIDMLKVRASYGEIGDDNVFGRWLYMSQWAYGGRSRLGMNGVSAEQSPYVWYREASVGNPDVHWEKVKKTNIGVDFGFFNGFVEGSVDFFRDKRTDVLVSGGNRAIPSYFGTDAPVANLGRVTNQGYELDLKFNYSFNPDLNVWANFNMTHAKDKILYADDAALLPDYQKASGKQIGQAYSYVSNGYYDTWDDLYASTVHNTNDNQKLPGNYHIVDYNGDGVIDAYDNIPYGFSSTPQNTYNTTVGFNWKGLSGFVQFYGVNNVTRQVVLTSLSSQNHVVYDEGHYRSPDHPNSGTPMPRWLSTPSGYNSANRYMFDGSYLRLKNVEIAYTFDSDTKWVKSFGLQNVRVYANGNNLYVWTKMPDDRESNFAGTGWASQGAYPTVKRYNLGVNFTF, encoded by the coding sequence ATGAAACTACTATTACCAAGAATGTGGTTAAAGATGTTACTGCTGTACCTGGTCTGTGTGGGAAACACGAATGAGATCCTGGCCGGCAGCCTGTATTACTTTAACGAAGACGGAAGCCCGGGGAAGGTTTCGGTGACGAGCTCGTCTCCCGATCAGCAGATAAGGATAAGGGGGCAGGTCGTTTCATCGGAAGATGGCCTGGGGATCCCGGGAGCTAATGTTGTTGTGAAAGATGTTCCCGGTTTGGGGACCGTTACCGATATGGATGGGAAATATGAGATAGAAGTACCTTCCACAGAAGTAGTCCTGGTATTCAGTTACATCGGTTTTGTAACGGTCGAACGGAGTGCCGGTAGTGGTCCCGAGATCAACATCACCATGACCCCGGATGAAACCCAGCTCGATGAGGTGGTGGTCATCGGGTACGGAAAACAGAAGAAAGCCAGTGTAGTGGCCGCAGTGGCCCAGACCAAGGGTGAAGTGCTCGAACGTGCCGGCGGGGTGTCCAATATCGGGGCCGCACTCACCGGGAATGTTCCCGGTGTTGTTACCTCGGCCAGTACGGGTATGCCCGGAGAGGAAGACCCGGAAATACTGATCAGGGGAACCAGTACGTGGAATAATTCGTCCCCCCTGATCCTTGTAGACGGAATAGAACGTCCCATGACCAGCGTGGACATCGGTTCGGTAGAATCCATTTCAGTACTTAAAGACGCTTCGGCTACCGCGGTCTATGGAGTAAGGGGTGCCAACGGGGTTATACTGATCACCACCAAAAGGGGCAAAGAAGGGAAGGCCACGATCAGGGCAAGGGTCAATACCACGGTGAAGGCACCTTCCAAGCTGCCCGGTAAATACGATGCGTATGACGCGCTCAGGATACGGAACGAGGTTATCGAAAATGAACTGGGACTGTCCCCTAACAGCTGGGGCGATTATCTTCCGCAGGAGACCATAGACAAATACAGGTTCCCCGCCAATCCGGAAGAAGCCGAACGCTATCCGAATGTGGATTGGGCCGATACCCTGTTCAGGGATTACACCATGTCCTATAACGCCAATGTCAATGTAGCCGGAGGTTCGGAGTTCGTAAAATATTTTGCCGGTGCCGATTTTCTTCGCGAAGGAGACCTGATGAGGCAGTATGACAATAGTCGCGGTTATGATCCCGGGTATGGCTATAACCGGCTTAATGTGCGTAGTAACCTGGATTTCCAGCTGACCAATTCCACCGTATTCAAGGTCAACCTGGCGGGTTCCTATGGCGTGAAGAAGAGCCCTTGGGGGGCAACAGGAGGTGAATACAGCATGTGGCTGGCCGCGTACAGCACGGCTCCCGATGTATTCCTGCCCCGTTATTCCGATGGTTCCTGGGGATATTATGCCCCGAATGAAGGCAAGGCCGAAAATTCCGTACTGGCACTTGCCATAAGCGGTATTCAATACCGGACCACTACAAGACTTACCACTGATTTTACCGTAGACCAGGACCTCGGCATGCTGATAAAAGGCCTCAACTTCAAAGGGACCTTTGCCTTCGACAATACTTTTGTTGAGATAGACCGGGGGGTGAACGACCTCTATAACGATACACAACGAAAATGGATCGATCCGGAAACGGGAGAGGCCATTTATAAGCAAAGCTATGACGACAGTAACCGTTTCGATTTCCAGGAAGGCGTAAAATGGAGCTCCAGTGCAGGTACCGTAGACAATAATGCCACATGGCGGAAGCTGTTTTACCAGTTGCAACTGAACTATGCCGTAACACTGGGAGAAAAGCACAATATAACCGCTATGGGGCTCTTTAACCGGAATGAGAACGCCACGGGAAGCGAGATCCCTCATTACCGTGAAGACTGGGTGTTCCGGACAACCTATAACTGGGACAACAAGTATATGATAGAATACAACGGGGCGTATAACGGTTCGGAAAAGTTCAGTAAGGAAAACCGTTTTGCCTTTTTCTCTTCGGGAGGTGTGGGCTGGATGATCTCCGGTGAGAATTTCATGCAATCGCTCTCCTTCATAGACATGCTCAAGGTTAGGGCCTCATACGGGGAGATCGGGGATGACAACGTTTTTGGAAGATGGCTGTACATGTCACAATGGGCCTACGGAGGCCGGTCCCGGCTGGGCATGAATGGGGTATCTGCCGAGCAGAGCCCCTACGTATGGTACAGGGAGGCTTCGGTAGGCAACCCCGACGTGCACTGGGAAAAGGTGAAAAAGACCAACATAGGAGTGGACTTCGGTTTTTTTAACGGATTTGTAGAGGGAAGTGTGGATTTTTTCCGGGATAAACGTACGGATGTGCTGGTGTCCGGGGGCAACAGGGCCATACCGTCGTATTTCGGTACCGACGCTCCCGTAGCCAACCTGGGAAGAGTGACCAACCAGGGCTATGAACTGGACCTTAAGTTTAATTATAGTTTCAATCCGGACCTGAATGTATGGGCCAATTTCAACATGACCCATGCCAAAGATAAAATTCTCTATGCCGATGATGCTGCATTGTTACCAGATTACCAGAAAGCGTCCGGGAAACAGATCGGTCAGGCCTATTCCTATGTGAGTAACGGGTATTACGACACCTGGGACGATCTCTATGCAAGCACCGTTCACAACACCAACGACAATCAGAAACTACCCGGGAATTATCACATCGTGGATTACAACGGAGACGGTGTGATAGACGCTTACGACAATATTCCCTACGGATTCTCCTCCACACCCCAGAACACCTATAATACCACGGTAGGATTCAACTGGAAGGGGTTAAGCGGATTTGTTCAGTTCTACGGGGTAAATAATGTAACCCGGCAGGTAGTGCTTACCAGCCTGTCCTCCCAGAATCATGTGGTTTACGATGAGGGCCACTATCGCTCCCCGGACCACCCGAACAGCGGGACCCCCATGCCGAGGTGGCTTTCGACGCCCAGCGGGTATAACAGTGCCAACCGGTACATGTTCGACGGTTCTTACCTGAGGCTTAAAAATGTGGAAATAGCCTATACTTTCGATTCGGATACCAAATGGGTGAAGAGCTTCGGACTGCAAAACGTACGGGTATATGCCAATGGGAACAACCTGTATGTCTGGACCAAAATGCCCGATGACAGGGAGTCCAATTTTGCCGGGACGGGATGGGCTTCCCAGGGCGCATATCCCACGGTAAAACGCTATAACCTGGGGGTTAATTTCACTTTTTAA